Proteins found in one Mycoplasmopsis citelli genomic segment:
- a CDS encoding transglutaminase domain-containing protein, translating to MNLAAALTILNIPVRILGGPVVGDASGPISNGSHAWNEVFVDGRWKAINLTWFDYNENSYIQKTFELKDDEDLFLERSSEHMNQFKLDIASYQSTIMFFKNTPEYEYKDLPDSI from the coding sequence ATGAATTTAGCGGCGGCTCTTACAATTTTAAATATTCCGGTTCGCATTTTAGGAGGCCCTGTTGTAGGAGATGCATCTGGTCCAATTTCCAATGGGTCTCATGCTTGAAATGAAGTTTTTGTTGACGGAAGATGAAAAGCTATTAATTTGACTTGATTTGATTATAATGAAAATTCTTATATTCAGAAAACATTCGAACTTAAAGATGATGAAGATTTATTCTTAGAGCGAAGTTCTGAGCATATGAATCAATTTAAGCTTGACATAGCTTCATATCAAAGCACTATAATGTTTTTTAAAAACACACCAGAATACGAATATAAAGATCTTCCTGATAGTATTTAA
- a CDS encoding IS3 family transposase (programmed frameshift), whose product MKLSYEDKIKIYQLRKKGFTEKSLTIKFRVNRAIIKYIVALINRHGIEIVKKTKNQYYSPQIKLEMINQVLLKGHSTREISLQYGLPNWGILSNWIIQYKKNGYTIVEKKKGRPSKMGRKPKKTWEKLTPLEKAKQEIEYLRTEVIFPKKVKRDPVGSKRLTEYKSQKVKEMVDEGFSLKILLKIAQLSRSTYYYHLKKINSADKNKNFKDEIISIYNEHRGSYGYRRITLELKNRGYLVNHKKVKRLMNLLNLIGGNRKRKKYKSYKGEVGKKAPNLINRDFYSKKPLQKCYTDITEFALPSHSQKLYLSAILDGYNSEIISFTISRSPNLLQVEKMLKKAFTKAKYSGTILHSDQGWQYQHNSYHKFLNSKEIKASMSRKGNSPDNGMMESFFGVLKTEMFYGKEHTFKSLEQLEKAIINYIDYYNNKRIKVRLKGLSPVQYRTKFLQ is encoded by the exons ATGAAACTAAGTTACGAAGACAAAATCAAAATATATCAATTACGTAAAAAAGGATTTACTGAAAAATCTTTAACAATAAAATTTAGAGTAAATCGTGCAATTATAAAATATATTGTCGCACTGATAAATCGTCACGGAATTGAAATTGTTAAAAAGACTAAAAATCAATATTATTCTCCACAAATAAAATTAGAAATGATTAATCAAGTTCTTCTTAAAGGACATTCTACAAGAGAAATTTCACTTCAATATGGATTACCTAATTGAGGAATTCTTTCAAATTGAATTATTCAATACAAGAAAAATGGGTATACTATTGTTGAAAAGAAAAAAGGAAGGCCATCAAAAATGGGACGTAAACCAAAGAAAACTTGAGAAAAATTAACACCACTTGAAAAAGCTAAACAAGAGATTGAATATCTTAGAACTGAGGTGATTTTCC CTAAAAAAGTTAAAAGGGATCCCGTTGGATCAAAAAGACTTACAGAATATAAAAGCCAAAAAGTTAAAGAAATGGTCGACGAAGGATTCTCATTAAAAATTTTATTAAAAATTGCTCAACTATCACGTTCAACTTATTATTATCATCTTAAAAAAATCAATTCAGCTGATAAAAATAAAAATTTTAAAGACGAAATTATATCTATATATAATGAACATAGAGGCAGTTATGGATATCGTCGTATTACTTTAGAACTCAAAAATCGTGGATATTTGGTAAATCATAAAAAAGTAAAAAGACTTATGAATTTGCTAAATTTAATTGGCGGAAATCGTAAGCGTAAAAAATATAAATCATACAAAGGCGAAGTGGGCAAAAAAGCTCCAAACCTTATTAATCGAGATTTTTATTCTAAAAAACCATTGCAAAAATGTTACACTGACATTACTGAATTTGCTTTACCTAGTCATTCTCAAAAACTTTATTTGTCAGCTATTTTAGATGGTTATAATAGCGAAATTATCAGTTTTACTATATCTCGCTCCCCAAATTTATTGCAAGTTGAAAAAATGCTTAAAAAGGCTTTCACAAAAGCTAAATATAGTGGAACAATTTTACACAGTGATCAAGGTTGACAATATCAACATAATAGTTATCACAAATTTTTAAATTCTAAAGAGATAAAAGCTTCAATGTCCCGAAAAGGTAATAGTCCAGATAATGGGATGATGGAATCATTTTTTGGAGTTTTAAAAACAGAAATGTTTTATGGCAAGGAACATACTTTTAAATCGCTTGAACAATTAGAAAAAGCTATTATCAATTACATTGATTACTACAATAACAAAAGAATTAAAGTTAGATTAAAAGGACTTAGCCCTGTCCAATACAGAACTAAGTTCCTTCAATAA